In Methanonatronarchaeum sp. AMET-Sl, one genomic interval encodes:
- a CDS encoding nicotinate phosphoribosyltransferase, whose protein sequence is MSDLYNVDKDFIKKGKATDVYLNRTEEILSEKGKNPFVVAEITAGERGVFSGLEEATHLLEGLPIDVWAMEEGTLFMEDEPVMRIEGNYLDFCRYETSLLGILCHSTAISTKAARIKKAAKNRKVLSFGTRRQHPSISGLIERSAYLGGMDGISNTAGEDMFGIEASGTMPHSLVICFGEQEKAWSAYNDVLDKDIPRIMLCDTYSDEKEEVIRAINELGSDLEAVRLDTPSSRRGDFREIVREVRWELDLRNREDVEIFISGGIDEEDILELRDIVDGFGVGTSISGVFPMDFGMDIVLVEGEYAAKKGKYSGRKQVYRWEDFDDAIMIDRETPPENAEPLLKKTISNGEIEREFSLEKAREKVLSKLNRMPLGMI, encoded by the coding sequence ATGAGTGATCTATATAATGTGGACAAGGATTTTATTAAGAAGGGTAAAGCTACAGATGTTTATCTGAATCGTACTGAAGAAATATTGAGTGAGAAGGGCAAAAATCCATTTGTTGTTGCTGAGATAACAGCTGGTGAGCGTGGGGTATTTAGTGGGCTTGAAGAAGCGACCCATCTACTTGAAGGTCTTCCCATAGATGTTTGGGCAATGGAAGAGGGCACTTTATTTATGGAAGACGAACCCGTTATGCGCATAGAGGGTAACTACCTTGATTTCTGTAGATATGAAACCTCTTTATTAGGGATTTTGTGCCACAGCACTGCTATATCTACAAAAGCGGCTAGAATAAAGAAAGCGGCTAAAAACAGAAAGGTTCTTTCTTTTGGAACCCGAAGGCAACATCCATCCATATCTGGTTTGATTGAGAGGTCGGCCTATCTTGGAGGGATGGATGGTATAAGCAATACTGCTGGTGAAGATATGTTTGGAATTGAAGCAAGTGGAACGATGCCGCACTCCCTGGTTATCTGTTTTGGGGAGCAGGAAAAGGCATGGAGTGCTTATAATGATGTTTTAGATAAGGATATTCCAAGAATAATGTTATGCGATACCTACAGTGATGAAAAAGAAGAAGTGATTCGTGCAATAAACGAGTTGGGAAGTGATCTAGAGGCTGTAAGACTTGATACACCTAGTTCTAGACGTGGAGACTTTCGAGAAATCGTAAGAGAGGTCAGGTGGGAACTTGATCTAAGAAACCGTGAAGATGTGGAGATCTTTATTAGCGGTGGAATCGATGAAGAGGATATACTTGAATTAAGAGATATTGTCGATGGTTTTGGAGTGGGAACATCTATTAGTGGGGTGTTTCCAATGGACTTCGGTATGGACATTGTGTTGGTTGAAGGTGAATACGCAGCTAAAAAAGGAAAATATAGTGGTAGAAAACAAGTTTATAGGTGGGAAGACTTCGATGACGCGATCATGATAGACCGGGAGACACCACCAGAAAACGCAGAGCCATTACTGAAGAAAACAATCTCAAATGGTGAGATAGAAAGAGAGTTCTCTCTAGAAAAAGCCAGAGAGAAAGTACTTTCCAAACTAAATAGAATGCCGTTAGGAATGATCTAA
- a CDS encoding ABC transporter permease, producing METLLIMLEAFLSQQTLVFYEYLGLTTVQNPFLIIDSTSVLELIGIEFPFELNYITSIIYVSLYVSLTAVFLSTIFSIPVAMLIGFTDFPGKQLIVSVINTGMGFPSVVVGLVVLFAVSNQGPLGTFDLMFTKEAMIISQFVLATPVITGIALSSVMGVRDGVRDAAYVMGGTKLDVSLVTIKEARTGIITAVLAGLGRAVSEVGSVLIVGGNIAGYDGTSITRTLTTAIQLEARQGRFETALLLGGILVALVLLINGVLIRLGYNRISGGEDKWHH from the coding sequence ATGGAAACCCTTCTAATAATGCTGGAGGCCTTTTTAAGCCAACAAACTCTGGTTTTTTATGAATACTTAGGCCTAACCACTGTCCAAAACCCATTTCTTATCATTGATTCCACATCAGTCTTAGAGTTGATTGGAATAGAGTTTCCCTTCGAATTGAACTATATAACCAGCATTATATATGTATCTCTTTATGTCAGCTTAACTGCAGTTTTCTTAAGCACCATATTCAGTATACCGGTCGCAATGCTCATCGGATTCACAGATTTTCCCGGAAAACAACTCATAGTGTCAGTTATAAACACCGGTATGGGGTTTCCAAGCGTTGTTGTAGGGCTTGTTGTCTTATTCGCCGTTTCAAACCAAGGTCCGTTAGGCACCTTTGACCTAATGTTCACAAAAGAAGCAATGATAATATCACAGTTTGTCCTTGCAACACCAGTCATAACAGGAATAGCTTTATCATCAGTGATGGGTGTCCGTGACGGTGTTCGTGACGCTGCATATGTTATGGGTGGAACAAAACTGGATGTATCTCTAGTAACAATTAAAGAAGCCCGAACCGGCATAATAACAGCTGTATTAGCCGGTCTTGGAAGAGCCGTTAGCGAGGTTGGATCCGTCTTGATAGTTGGTGGAAATATAGCTGGTTATGACGGCACATCGATTACAAGAACACTTACAACAGCTATACAACTCGAAGCAAGACAAGGCAGATTTGAAACAGCTCTTCTGTTAGGCGGAATCCTTGTAGCACTGGTCCTTTTAATAAATGGTGTTTTAATACGCCTGGGATATAACCGCATATCAGGTGGTGAAGATAAATGGCATCACTAA
- a CDS encoding RNA-binding domain-containing protein, producing the protein MTEIKLKTPIYPTEDQEKIKNLIKNLFPEIEIQIKKINQKKSLTANGNKQSLKKIREKIWEQKIIDTTRTVLHKNKEKNKTSFSINKQSATNQKINLKDNDILGTINIEIKEKTPKKLQETINWLTPETEDGKPIT; encoded by the coding sequence ATGACAGAAATAAAACTAAAAACCCCGATATACCCAACAGAAGACCAAGAAAAAATAAAAAACCTAATAAAAAACCTCTTCCCAGAAATAGAGATCCAGATAAAAAAAATAAACCAAAAAAAATCATTAACAGCCAACGGAAACAAACAATCGCTCAAAAAAATCCGTGAAAAAATCTGGGAACAAAAAATCATCGACACAACAAGAACAGTACTCCACAAAAACAAAGAAAAAAACAAAACCAGTTTTTCAATAAACAAACAAAGCGCAACAAACCAAAAAATAAACCTAAAAGACAACGACATACTCGGAACAATCAATATTGAAATAAAAGAAAAAACACCCAAAAAACTACAAGAAACAATAAACTGGCTTACACCAGAAACAGAAGACGGAAAACCGATAACATAA
- the cca gene encoding CCA tRNA nucleotidyltransferase, producing MGDIDNVLTRVISKVTPSDEEKTRADETVEKVKEIVKEVGDEVGVEVLPKTVGSVARGTWTSGDRDIDIFMVLPKDMNEKEFREKGLKLARDTALHADRYVEEFAEHPYITAKFGDFDVDIVPCYNVDNYREVTSAVDRTPLHDDYVSKKLNNELKNSIKLLKRFMKGIGVYGAEFKVGGFSGYLTELIALKYQKTSSKTKYPTFINTLKKASNWRDGETIDIENHGTSNQYKGPLIVVDPVDPNRNVAAALTKESWAEFISASQMFLEKPSINFFYPKERKPIEKKDLKQIIKERETKLILLEFDKPDIVDDTLYPQLRKTANWIETLLQNHGFNVIRSKVDGKKGAYVLIELKEKKLPSVEKHIGPPITAKQHSKSFLKKYIDTELHSGPYIDKDRWVVERKRKRKEPTQVIIEKIKDPKRTGIGKDLIKTDIEVFEDLEIIRADQKFLTNYFIETPIWLENTM from the coding sequence GTGGGTGACATAGATAACGTCTTAACGCGTGTAATATCTAAAGTTACACCAAGTGATGAAGAAAAAACAAGAGCTGATGAAACAGTAGAGAAGGTCAAAGAGATTGTCAAAGAGGTTGGAGATGAAGTTGGAGTTGAAGTGCTGCCGAAAACCGTTGGTTCTGTTGCTAGGGGGACCTGGACCTCCGGAGACAGAGACATCGATATCTTCATGGTTTTACCTAAAGACATGAATGAAAAAGAGTTTAGAGAGAAAGGCTTGAAGCTAGCTAGAGACACAGCATTACATGCAGATCGATATGTTGAGGAGTTCGCAGAACATCCCTACATCACCGCTAAATTCGGTGATTTCGATGTCGACATAGTTCCATGCTACAACGTAGATAACTATAGAGAAGTAACTTCAGCCGTAGATAGAACACCTTTACACGATGACTATGTCAGCAAAAAATTAAATAACGAATTAAAAAACAGTATAAAACTTCTTAAAAGATTTATGAAAGGAATAGGTGTCTACGGAGCCGAATTCAAGGTAGGTGGTTTCTCCGGATACCTCACAGAACTAATAGCACTTAAATACCAAAAAACAAGCTCTAAAACAAAATACCCTACATTCATCAACACACTCAAAAAAGCATCAAACTGGAGAGACGGCGAAACAATAGATATTGAAAACCACGGTACCAGCAACCAATATAAAGGCCCATTAATCGTTGTAGACCCAGTTGACCCAAACCGTAACGTGGCAGCCGCTCTAACCAAAGAAAGTTGGGCAGAATTTATCTCCGCTTCACAGATGTTTCTTGAAAAACCATCAATCAATTTCTTCTATCCAAAAGAGAGAAAACCAATCGAAAAAAAAGACCTAAAACAAATAATCAAAGAAAGAGAAACAAAACTCATTTTACTAGAATTTGACAAACCAGATATAGTAGATGACACACTCTACCCCCAATTAAGAAAAACCGCCAACTGGATCGAGACACTGCTCCAAAACCACGGTTTCAACGTAATCCGTAGCAAGGTAGATGGCAAAAAAGGAGCATACGTATTAATAGAGCTAAAAGAGAAAAAACTCCCATCAGTAGAAAAACACATCGGCCCACCAATAACAGCAAAACAACACAGTAAGAGTTTTTTAAAAAAATACATAGACACTGAACTACATTCCGGACCATACATAGATAAAGATCGATGGGTAGTTGAGAGAAAAAGGAAAAGAAAAGAGCCAACCCAAGTAATAATAGAGAAAATCAAGGATCCTAAACGAACCGGTATAGGTAAAGACTTAATTAAAACCGATATAGAGGTTTTTGAAGACCTTGAAATAATTAGAGCTGACCAGAAATTTCTAACCAACTACTTCATCGAAACCCCAATATGGCTTGAAAACACCATGTGA
- a CDS encoding AAA family ATPase, with protein MNVIGFVGRQASGKTTAAKFLKNDEIPVVRMGDTVRKETRERGLKETIENIGKVANELRQKNGLDAIAELTIPQIKKKNSDIVIIDGIRGKKEVDRFRKEFGDNFISIAIKSSQKTRFNRIQERKRSDDAASWKQFLKKEKRENSWGLDEAIKKADYKIKNENSLKTFKKEIKTLVEGIK; from the coding sequence TTGAACGTCATTGGATTTGTAGGAAGGCAAGCATCAGGTAAAACCACAGCGGCAAAATTTCTTAAGAACGATGAAATCCCGGTAGTAAGAATGGGGGATACAGTGCGAAAAGAAACACGTGAAAGAGGATTAAAAGAAACAATAGAGAACATAGGGAAAGTAGCAAATGAATTAAGACAAAAAAACGGGCTTGACGCAATTGCAGAACTAACAATTCCCCAAATTAAGAAAAAAAACTCAGATATAGTTATTATCGATGGAATAAGAGGCAAAAAAGAAGTTGATAGATTTAGAAAGGAGTTCGGAGACAACTTCATATCTATAGCTATAAAATCAAGCCAAAAAACCAGGTTCAACAGAATCCAAGAAAGAAAAAGATCCGATGACGCGGCAAGCTGGAAACAATTCCTAAAAAAAGAAAAGAGAGAAAACTCATGGGGATTAGACGAAGCAATCAAAAAAGCAGACTACAAAATAAAAAACGAAAATAGCTTAAAAACATTTAAAAAAGAAATAAAAACCTTGGTAGAGGGAATAAAATAA
- the thpR gene encoding RNA 2',3'-cyclic phosphodiesterase: MRSFISLDLPDEFSDEIERIQNELVASGADLNLVDPEKVHITLKFLGEIDSNQLENVFNGVKKAIGGFDSFKASIETVGVFPDLDYIKVIWLGVDKGSQEVVNLHQRIEQEMVSIGFDEEEHEFVPHATLARVKSGRNKEQLVETLKKNEGIYVGETTFNSVKIKKSELKPEGPVYTDLKEVKLGG; encoded by the coding sequence TTGAGAAGCTTTATTTCACTTGACCTACCTGATGAATTTAGTGATGAGATTGAGAGAATTCAAAATGAATTGGTTGCAAGCGGGGCCGACCTGAATCTTGTAGACCCTGAAAAGGTACATATAACTCTTAAGTTTTTAGGTGAAATCGATTCAAATCAACTTGAAAATGTTTTTAATGGAGTTAAAAAAGCTATAGGTGGTTTTGATAGTTTTAAAGCTTCAATAGAAACAGTTGGTGTGTTTCCAGACCTCGATTACATCAAGGTAATCTGGCTTGGTGTTGATAAAGGTAGTCAGGAGGTTGTTAACCTACATCAACGTATTGAACAAGAGATGGTTTCAATTGGATTCGATGAAGAAGAACATGAGTTTGTTCCCCATGCCACACTAGCTCGAGTTAAAAGTGGTCGTAACAAAGAACAGCTCGTTGAAACTTTAAAAAAGAACGAAGGTATTTATGTCGGCGAAACAACATTCAATTCCGTCAAGATAAAGAAAAGCGAGTTAAAACCAGAAGGACCTGTATACACCGATCTTAAGGAGGTAAAGCTAGGTGGGTGA
- a CDS encoding phosphate ABC transporter ATP-binding protein, giving the protein MASLKTIEKTKNLETETTKKIALTGVEFGFKNKNNSVLKDITLDLRHSEVLAIIGPSGTGKTTLLRLLSLFYKPDKGNILFNDNDIWGLPKKQQLLMRRKIGMVFQQPNLFNASVHQNVKYGLKVRRRWRDRLKNHIKGLINKKIDQNVLKKLETVGLENYINKNVKTLSGGEAQRVAFARALAIEPEYLLLDEPTSDLDPRNTAIIEDAIHKARSKGIGIAVATHDMNQAERIADRVAVIINGQILEVGKTEKIFNNPKNPKTKRFIEGKLVY; this is encoded by the coding sequence ATGGCATCACTAAAAACAATTGAAAAAACAAAGAATTTGGAAACCGAAACAACGAAAAAGATAGCCTTAACAGGAGTAGAGTTTGGATTTAAAAATAAAAACAACTCGGTATTAAAAGATATAACACTAGATTTAAGGCATTCAGAAGTTCTAGCCATCATAGGTCCAAGCGGAACTGGTAAAACAACCTTATTAAGGCTTTTATCACTTTTCTACAAACCAGATAAAGGCAATATACTCTTCAATGACAACGATATCTGGGGCCTCCCCAAAAAACAACAACTCCTAATGAGACGTAAAATAGGAATGGTCTTCCAACAACCAAACCTATTCAACGCCTCAGTACACCAAAACGTAAAATATGGCCTAAAAGTAAGACGACGATGGCGAGACCGATTAAAAAACCACATAAAAGGACTAATAAATAAAAAAATAGACCAAAATGTCTTAAAAAAATTGGAGACCGTAGGCCTTGAAAACTACATAAACAAAAACGTCAAAACACTATCTGGAGGCGAAGCTCAGAGAGTCGCTTTCGCTCGAGCACTCGCAATCGAACCAGAATACCTACTTCTAGACGAACCAACTTCAGACCTAGACCCACGAAACACCGCTATAATCGAGGACGCGATCCATAAAGCCCGTTCAAAAGGAATAGGAATTGCAGTAGCAACACACGACATGAACCAAGCTGAACGCATAGCTGACCGTGTAGCAGTTATAATAAACGGCCAAATACTTGAGGTTGGAAAAACCGAAAAAATATTCAACAACCCAAAAAACCCAAAAACAAAGAGATTCATCGAAGGAAAACTTGTTTACTAA
- a CDS encoding UbiA family prenyltransferase: MAVIAVLIGGAVAGDLTQLVNQFNIALAMVAAFLITGAGNTINDYYDLEIDMVNAPERPIPSGEIGQSTAKTLSIFLFILGITLSIFINVICFFIAIINSLLLFFYARNLKRTPLIGNLAVGVLVGSTFLFGGAAVEGLAIAIILFILAATATVGREVGKDIEDIKGDLGVAETVATKYGIEHSSYIAVASTVVAVSMSPLPYTLNIFGVEYLISVTIANLVFIYGAIQLYRKKTIESASMFQKNSKTAMILALISFIIGSIF; the protein is encoded by the coding sequence ATGGCAGTTATAGCGGTCCTGATAGGTGGGGCTGTTGCTGGAGACCTAACACAACTGGTTAATCAATTCAACATTGCATTGGCTATGGTTGCCGCCTTCTTAATAACGGGGGCAGGTAACACAATCAATGATTATTATGACCTTGAGATCGATATGGTGAATGCTCCGGAAAGACCGATTCCTTCTGGTGAAATAGGTCAATCCACAGCAAAAACTCTCTCTATATTTCTATTTATTTTAGGAATAACACTATCGATATTTATAAATGTTATATGTTTCTTTATAGCAATAATTAACTCATTATTGTTGTTTTTCTATGCAAGAAACCTTAAAAGAACTCCTTTAATAGGGAATTTAGCGGTTGGGGTTTTGGTTGGCTCAACTTTCCTTTTTGGTGGAGCAGCTGTTGAAGGACTTGCGATAGCAATTATTTTATTCATACTTGCTGCAACTGCCACAGTTGGAAGAGAAGTTGGTAAAGATATCGAGGATATTAAAGGCGATTTAGGTGTAGCTGAAACAGTAGCAACAAAATATGGTATTGAACATTCTTCTTATATAGCGGTTGCATCGACGGTTGTAGCGGTATCTATGAGTCCATTACCATACACACTAAATATATTTGGAGTGGAATACCTTATCTCAGTAACGATAGCAAACCTAGTTTTTATTTATGGTGCAATCCAGTTATATCGTAAAAAAACAATAGAATCCGCATCTATGTTTCAGAAAAACTCTAAAACAGCTATGATACTAGCCCTAATATCCTTTATAATCGGAAGTATATTCTAA
- a CDS encoding substrate-binding domain-containing protein, which produces MKRRDFLKILGGAAAGITTLGITGCIGPQNNEKPSITYETLMLTTTTSTYDTGLLDRINGEFEQRYGVNVYAVAQGTGAAIDTAKRGDSDLLLVHARELEDEFLKQGYGVNRRDIMFNDFIIVGPENDPADIKGMENALKAFEKIAETKSTFISRGDNVKDFITSGTHAKELEIWNKLGKNPEGNWYIGTGEGMGYVLNHADNSNDAYTLADRGTYLSMKKNLNLSMLVEGPIGNGSEILSNPYGLIAVNPGRHENVNYDLAMAYIGFITSRKGQKIIEDYTVNGEQLFYPKAISKEPNFQQYIPKGWKP; this is translated from the coding sequence ATGAAAAGACGAGACTTCCTTAAAATATTAGGCGGAGCAGCCGCCGGAATAACAACCCTCGGAATAACTGGATGTATAGGACCCCAAAACAACGAAAAACCATCAATAACATATGAAACACTCATGCTAACAACCACAACCAGCACATATGACACCGGCCTACTAGACCGAATAAACGGAGAATTTGAACAAAGATACGGAGTAAACGTCTATGCCGTCGCACAGGGAACCGGAGCCGCCATAGATACAGCAAAAAGAGGAGATTCAGATTTATTACTGGTCCACGCCCGTGAACTAGAAGACGAATTTCTTAAACAAGGATATGGCGTTAACCGCCGAGACATAATGTTCAACGACTTCATAATCGTAGGACCAGAAAACGATCCAGCAGACATCAAAGGAATGGAAAACGCCCTCAAAGCATTTGAAAAAATAGCCGAAACCAAATCAACCTTTATTTCACGTGGAGACAACGTTAAGGATTTTATCACATCTGGAACACATGCAAAAGAACTTGAAATATGGAATAAATTAGGCAAAAACCCAGAGGGCAATTGGTATATAGGAACTGGTGAAGGAATGGGTTACGTACTAAATCACGCTGATAACAGCAATGATGCCTACACACTCGCAGATAGGGGAACATACCTCTCAATGAAAAAAAACCTAAATCTGAGTATGTTGGTAGAGGGTCCTATAGGTAATGGTTCAGAGATTTTATCAAACCCATATGGCTTGATAGCTGTAAACCCAGGCAGGCATGAGAACGTAAATTATGACCTCGCAATGGCATATATCGGATTTATAACATCAAGGAAAGGCCAGAAAATAATTGAAGACTACACCGTTAACGGAGAACAACTGTTCTATCCAAAGGCAATATCAAAAGAACCAAACTTCCAGCAATACATACCCAAAGGATGGAAACCATAA
- a CDS encoding anaerobic ribonucleoside-triphosphate reductase activating protein encodes MKFNFGGKIPLTTIDWPGKPCMSIYFRGCNFRCPYCQNHDIISGKDERMVSEITREIRESSRYIEGVNVSGGEPTMQIDALIQLARRVKELDLGFGVQTNGSYPERVLKLIDTGLVDFISLDIKAPLSNEELYSKVAGTEIDTDKIEKSLNHLKRFEGECEITTTLFRGKVGFEEVQKIVKDLDGIKYVIQQGNPENSMDSEYRNIEKFSREELIEMAKQINYPEIMIRTAERGEEKI; translated from the coding sequence ATGAAATTTAATTTTGGTGGAAAAATACCTTTAACAACGATTGATTGGCCTGGAAAGCCATGTATGTCAATTTATTTTAGAGGATGTAATTTTAGGTGTCCATACTGCCAGAACCACGATATAATTAGTGGTAAGGATGAAAGAATGGTTTCAGAGATAACTAGGGAAATACGTGAATCCAGTCGTTATATAGAGGGGGTTAATGTATCGGGTGGGGAACCAACGATGCAGATTGATGCTTTAATACAGCTGGCTAGAAGGGTTAAGGAACTTGACCTCGGTTTTGGGGTTCAGACAAATGGGTCGTATCCAGAAAGGGTTTTAAAGTTAATAGATACAGGTCTAGTAGATTTTATATCTCTTGACATCAAAGCTCCTCTATCTAATGAGGAACTTTACAGCAAGGTGGCTGGAACGGAGATAGATACCGATAAAATAGAGAAATCACTAAACCATCTAAAGAGATTTGAGGGTGAATGTGAGATAACTACCACTTTGTTTAGAGGTAAAGTAGGTTTTGAAGAGGTTCAAAAGATAGTTAAAGACCTAGATGGCATAAAGTATGTTATACAGCAAGGAAACCCTGAAAACTCTATGGATTCAGAGTACCGAAATATAGAGAAATTCAGTAGAGAAGAGTTAATTGAGATGGCAAAGCAAATTAATTATCCAGAAATCATGATTAGAACAGCTGAGAGAGGAGAGGAAAAAATTTGA
- a CDS encoding sugar phosphate isomerase/epimerase family protein — MENPIYFASFNMLELRPKEMVKKIKNHNFDGVEILADGNHQLKGKNIEIFKELSQELPMSIHAPFEGINLASLNDEIWENSIKKTIATIKGASEINARCITIHPGHLTSVTTHFRDRAWRRTIRAFRRLADYAEEQNTTIAIENMPKMEHLFCKHPSEIEGFIETVGRPNLKFTFDIGHAHTNDNIDEFLENIDQIHHIHIHDNKGDYDSHLELGDGTINIRQSLKKLRDYEGIYVIEGRTLSEGERSKQKMLNYTEKTQKTR; from the coding sequence ATGGAAAACCCAATATACTTCGCATCATTTAACATGCTAGAACTCCGGCCAAAAGAAATGGTCAAAAAAATAAAAAACCACAATTTCGATGGAGTAGAAATACTAGCCGATGGAAACCACCAACTCAAAGGAAAAAACATCGAGATATTTAAAGAACTAAGTCAAGAACTCCCGATGTCAATACACGCACCATTTGAAGGAATCAACCTAGCAAGCCTCAATGACGAAATATGGGAAAATTCCATAAAAAAAACAATTGCAACAATAAAAGGCGCATCAGAAATAAATGCAAGATGCATAACAATCCATCCTGGACACCTAACAAGCGTAACAACCCATTTTAGAGACAGAGCGTGGAGAAGAACTATCCGGGCCTTCAGAAGACTCGCCGATTACGCAGAAGAACAAAACACAACTATCGCAATAGAAAACATGCCTAAAATGGAACACCTATTCTGTAAACACCCATCAGAGATAGAAGGCTTCATAGAGACAGTTGGCAGACCAAACCTAAAATTCACTTTCGACATAGGACACGCACACACCAACGACAACATAGATGAATTTCTCGAAAACATCGATCAAATCCACCACATACATATACATGACAACAAAGGCGATTACGACTCACATCTTGAACTCGGCGATGGAACAATCAACATAAGACAAAGCTTAAAAAAACTAAGAGATTACGAAGGAATATACGTAATCGAAGGCCGAACCCTCAGTGAAGGAGAGAGAAGTAAACAAAAAATGTTAAACTACACAGAAAAAACCCAGAAAACCAGATAG
- a CDS encoding rhomboid family intramembrane serine protease has translation MSSWSHMSLNHLFSNMLATLVFAPLVEIIFNTGARETRFFSKGRLGSFLSWPFFRAVILFPITWFVVGVALSMGTPPGIGFSAIVFALIGFCAVLAPVLVIVLLLVNIILNNLISVLLVPVEVTRVTTVIAEPSWAGVGIWAHLLGFLFGILIAVAYYFYRGGFKKPEPLHAFFAVFIIGLMMGLDLPFSYVENGEYILFSAAGFILVLVLATLVYLYWRYVDVEKTKPQPLNSLGGRKKSYRDLISRQKVWKISIFLILFLTLVISFTFVGAKITMDSPTVPDQAYTVEGYDFWFKDGDGVLVYNEDREIYTMVASPQELVSERSTYLYVGGALSYERVDIHYSEISPVDGNSVGSIWIDSKEGLENLYTGPNEYTGLEVGDVKLYVGFDIENKSYLIEGRGETDFNISLSEREEHIVEEKGFTFELIENEIWLTSDEFTGVIAEVTSSYP, from the coding sequence TTGAGTTCATGGTCCCACATGAGCTTGAATCATCTTTTTTCAAACATGCTTGCAACACTTGTTTTCGCCCCACTGGTAGAGATAATATTTAACACTGGAGCTAGAGAAACCAGGTTTTTTAGTAAGGGCCGTTTAGGTAGTTTTTTGTCATGGCCTTTTTTCAGAGCTGTCATTTTATTTCCCATAACTTGGTTTGTAGTGGGAGTAGCGCTATCTATGGGTACTCCTCCAGGAATCGGTTTTTCAGCAATAGTTTTTGCATTAATTGGGTTTTGTGCAGTACTGGCTCCGGTTTTAGTGATTGTCTTGCTTTTAGTAAACATTATTCTTAACAACCTGATTTCAGTTTTATTGGTTCCAGTAGAGGTAACAAGAGTTACAACTGTTATCGCTGAACCCAGTTGGGCAGGAGTAGGGATTTGGGCTCACCTACTTGGTTTTTTATTTGGGATATTGATCGCAGTAGCCTACTATTTTTATAGAGGTGGTTTCAAGAAACCTGAACCGCTTCATGCATTCTTTGCAGTTTTTATCATTGGCTTGATGATGGGGCTTGACCTACCGTTCAGTTATGTTGAAAATGGTGAGTACATTTTATTCAGTGCAGCAGGATTCATATTAGTATTGGTTTTAGCAACGCTAGTTTATTTATATTGGAGGTATGTGGATGTTGAAAAAACTAAGCCACAGCCTTTAAACAGTTTAGGTGGACGTAAGAAATCATATAGGGATTTAATTTCTAGACAAAAGGTTTGGAAAATCTCTATATTCTTGATATTGTTTTTAACTCTAGTGATATCGTTTACTTTTGTTGGAGCTAAAATAACGATGGATTCTCCAACGGTTCCTGACCAGGCTTATACAGTAGAAGGCTATGATTTCTGGTTTAAAGATGGAGACGGTGTTTTGGTCTACAATGAAGATAGGGAGATTTACACCATGGTTGCTTCACCACAAGAACTGGTTTCAGAACGCTCTACATACCTTTACGTTGGAGGAGCACTGTCTTATGAACGAGTCGACATACATTACTCTGAAATATCACCTGTTGATGGAAACTCGGTGGGCAGTATATGGATAGACTCCAAAGAAGGTCTTGAAAATCTATATACCGGGCCAAATGAATACACCGGACTTGAAGTAGGTGATGTCAAACTATATGTTGGGTTTGACATAGAAAACAAATCATACTTAATAGAGGGTCGTGGAGAAACTGATTTCAACATCTCACTGAGTGAAAGAGAAGAACACATAGTTGAAGAGAAAGGATTTACATTTGAATTGATTGAAAACGAGATATGGCTAACTTCAGATGAATTTACAGGCGTAATCGCTGAAGTGACATCCAGCTATCCCTAA